From the genome of Candidatus Nitrosocosmicus oleophilus, one region includes:
- a CDS encoding imidazoleglycerol-phosphate dehydratase, whose protein sequence is MIKINLDGKGNSNVNTGIDFLNHIVVSFSKHSKIDIDLKAKSEDGIKHHLIEDTGIVLGQAIDKALGKRENINRFGNATVPMDESASSVAVDLIKRQYSHIDMKLEREKIENMSQEDIIHFFQSFIGNINCCMHIIVHYGTNDHHKVESAIKAAAVALRNAIGIDPNSEGGPTTKGMM, encoded by the coding sequence GTGATCAAGATCAATTTAGACGGAAAAGGAAATTCAAACGTTAATACAGGGATCGATTTTTTAAATCATATTGTAGTATCTTTTTCAAAACACAGTAAGATTGACATTGATTTGAAAGCAAAAAGCGAAGACGGTATCAAACACCATCTAATTGAAGATACAGGCATCGTATTAGGCCAAGCCATTGATAAAGCCCTGGGCAAGAGAGAGAACATTAATCGTTTTGGAAATGCTACAGTTCCAATGGATGAATCCGCTTCAAGCGTCGCTGTAGATCTGATAAAGAGACAATATAGTCACATCGACATGAAATTAGAAAGAGAAAAGATTGAGAACATGTCGCAAGAAGATATTATTCACTTTTTTCAATCATTTATTGGAAATATTAATTGTTGTATGCATATTATCGTACATTATGGAACAAATGATCACCATAAAGTTGAATCTGCTATAAAAGCCGCTGCAGTTGCATTGAGGAACGCAATAGGGATTGACCCAAACAGTGAGGGTGGTCCCACTACCAAAGGAATGATGTAG
- a CDS encoding HAD-IA family hydrolase — MTNKKINFSDCEAIIFDIDGVLVDVKKSYDQAIIKTVQFILIKSFNTNVDNFPFQDIISKLRNTGGFNNDIDTAYSIVLIILYCIFINKMNTDKTIQVFHNILEKLDDKGKDSVEKELGKIGNITSITKELRYPSDDDTISTLFNEIFYGPILYKERFNKEPIYYFDEPLISKDILIIKESTIRLLSEKFKGNLGLISGRSKIASYFTLNSIINYFNENACVFLEDENREFSKPNAFSLRKVFDKLKLTSALYVGDSIADLLMVENFRKQTGEDRIFFCGVYGDDDGENNKGSNDKKRLLKSNNADVIIKNVNDLPNILNNTKN; from the coding sequence TTGACTAATAAGAAAATCAATTTTTCAGATTGTGAAGCGATTATTTTTGATATAGATGGTGTATTAGTTGACGTAAAGAAATCATATGATCAAGCAATAATAAAAACAGTTCAGTTTATTCTAATTAAGAGTTTTAATACAAATGTAGATAACTTTCCATTTCAGGATATTATTTCAAAACTTCGAAATACGGGTGGATTTAATAATGATATCGATACCGCTTATTCAATAGTCCTAATAATTTTATATTGTATCTTTATAAATAAAATGAATACAGACAAGACCATTCAAGTTTTTCATAATATATTAGAGAAATTAGATGACAAGGGCAAAGACTCGGTAGAAAAAGAACTCGGGAAGATCGGAAATATAACATCCATAACAAAAGAATTAAGGTATCCCAGTGATGACGATACGATTTCCACTCTTTTTAATGAGATCTTTTATGGTCCAATTTTATATAAAGAACGGTTCAATAAGGAGCCGATATATTATTTTGACGAGCCACTCATAAGCAAGGATATTCTAATAATTAAAGAGAGTACAATACGTCTTCTTTCAGAGAAATTTAAAGGAAATTTGGGATTGATATCCGGACGGAGCAAGATTGCGTCTTATTTCACTCTTAACAGTATCATAAATTATTTTAATGAAAATGCTTGTGTGTTTTTGGAGGATGAAAATAGAGAATTTTCCAAACCGAATGCATTTTCCCTACGCAAAGTATTTGATAAATTGAAATTAACTAGTGCATTGTATGTAGGAGACTCCATTGCAGATCTCTTAATGGTAGAAAATTTTAGGAAACAAACAGGAGAGGATAGAATATTTTTTTGTGGAGTATATGGGGATGATGATGGTGAAAACAACAAAGGATCAAATGATAAGAAAAGACTACTAAAATCAAATAATGCAGACGTAATCATCAAAAATGTAAACGATTTACCAAATATATTAAATAATACAAAAAATTAA
- a CDS encoding winged helix-turn-helix domain-containing protein → MKYRNRTEIISNILNAANGGISKTKIMYKAFLSYAQIKEYLPILLENNLLALGTDGKYRTTEKGIRFLKMNEEIQELIESKSLQDDFT, encoded by the coding sequence GTGAAATATCGGAATAGGACCGAAATAATTTCTAATATCCTAAATGCCGCCAATGGAGGCATTTCAAAAACTAAAATAATGTACAAGGCCTTTCTATCATATGCTCAGATAAAGGAATACTTGCCTATATTATTGGAAAATAACTTGTTGGCTCTTGGCACCGACGGCAAATACAGGACTACTGAAAAGGGTATTAGGTTCCTAAAGATGAATGAGGAGATTCAAGAATTAATCGAATCAAAATCACTTCAGGATGATTTTACCTAA
- the gatD gene encoding Glu-tRNA(Gln) amidotransferase subunit GatD, with translation MTRNIDLDSHDSSDKNYSRNSQKILNKFNVSLGYEVKIVTKKAEFFGIILPRYETFSDKYIVLKLKSGYNIGIEIENIIEIISKNVDQLSKKPIAKSDPRDNATANDDNNSRNLFDKRNGSKLLPKILLISTGGTIASKIDYRTGGVTSLLSASELYSAFPELSDYGYIYPEFLFNEYSENMNPNHWSALADRISFAIRNEHYDGIIVSHGTDTMHYTSSALSFALQNVPIPVVLVGSQRSSDRPSSDAFSNLVGAIRFIKDTKHSGIFVCMHHNTSDEVIACHLGTRVRKNHTSKRDAFKSLDAMPFALIENSDITYNKLLHNGMERANISKNFTSKTAFSDKVFLLKFYPGFSSSFLENFLQMDYKVIILEGTGLGHVSKDCFPILEKLIEAGIFVFMTSQCIFGTVRMTVYDTGRDLLALGVIPLSNMSSETAVVKAMWALGNNTGAEDFVRIMKTDCSSEISNMLPLV, from the coding sequence TTGACAAGAAATATTGATCTCGATTCTCATGATAGCTCTGATAAAAACTATAGTAGAAATTCTCAAAAAATTTTAAACAAATTTAATGTTAGCTTAGGTTATGAAGTGAAAATAGTTACTAAAAAAGCAGAATTTTTTGGCATTATCTTACCCAGATATGAAACATTTAGTGATAAATATATCGTTTTAAAATTGAAAAGCGGTTACAATATTGGAATTGAAATAGAAAATATTATAGAAATTATTAGTAAAAATGTTGATCAATTATCAAAAAAACCTATAGCAAAATCAGATCCACGTGATAATGCCACTGCTAACGATGATAATAACAGCCGCAATTTATTCGATAAACGCAATGGTTCTAAATTATTACCAAAAATATTGCTAATTAGCACTGGTGGCACTATTGCAAGTAAAATTGATTATAGAACAGGTGGAGTAACTTCACTTTTGAGTGCATCCGAATTATATTCTGCTTTTCCAGAACTTTCTGACTACGGATACATTTATCCTGAATTCTTATTCAATGAATATAGTGAAAACATGAATCCCAATCATTGGTCTGCTCTAGCGGATAGAATTTCATTTGCTATCCGCAACGAACACTATGATGGAATTATTGTATCTCACGGTACGGATACAATGCATTATACTTCCTCTGCACTAAGTTTCGCTCTCCAAAATGTCCCAATTCCTGTAGTTTTGGTTGGTTCTCAGAGATCATCCGATAGACCTTCTTCAGACGCATTTAGCAATCTAGTTGGTGCAATAAGATTTATCAAGGATACAAAACATTCAGGTATTTTTGTTTGTATGCACCATAATACTTCAGATGAAGTAATTGCATGTCATCTTGGGACACGAGTGAGAAAAAACCATACCAGCAAACGTGATGCATTTAAATCTCTTGATGCTATGCCTTTTGCATTAATTGAGAATTCGGACATAACATACAATAAATTACTACACAACGGGATGGAACGTGCGAATATTTCAAAAAATTTTACTTCAAAGACGGCTTTCAGTGATAAAGTGTTTTTATTGAAATTCTATCCTGGATTTAGTTCTTCATTTCTTGAGAACTTTTTACAGATGGATTATAAAGTCATTATATTGGAGGGTACTGGGCTTGGACATGTGAGTAAAGACTGCTTTCCTATTTTAGAAAAACTAATAGAGGCAGGTATTTTTGTTTTTATGACTTCACAATGTATATTTGGTACGGTACGGATGACCGTTTATGATACCGGCAGAGACCTTTTGGCTTTGGGTGTTATCCCTCTTTCAAATATGAGTTCAGAAACTGCTGTCGTTAAAGCAATGTGGGCATTAGGTAATAATACGGGTGCTGAGGATTTTGTTAGGATCATGAAAACTGATTGTTCTAGTGAAATTTCTAATATGTTGCCACTAGTTTAA